A genome region from Psychrobacter jeotgali includes the following:
- a CDS encoding FxsA family protein: MGQIVGIAIVWFIIEMLLWYLLAQFISGWLVFIWFIIAAVIGIALIRKGMAALNPMAQQMKAGGMMNPAMRPQESTMIKSVAMAVAGILLLIPGVLSDLLALLLVLPPVQKKLKDMANNYVMNNQQKMMEMMAKQMGGQSPFGGAGGMGGQNPFGGAGMGNQNPFDRQQQNPFGDVFKQHTTVDGTAKTVPKDVKKITKSANDE, translated from the coding sequence ATGGGTCAGATAGTAGGTATTGCCATTGTTTGGTTTATTATCGAGATGCTGCTTTGGTATTTGCTAGCCCAGTTCATTAGTGGCTGGCTGGTATTTATTTGGTTTATTATTGCTGCCGTTATTGGTATTGCGCTTATCCGTAAAGGTATGGCGGCTCTCAATCCTATGGCGCAGCAAATGAAAGCAGGCGGCATGATGAACCCTGCTATGCGTCCTCAAGAGTCTACTATGATTAAGAGTGTCGCTATGGCTGTAGCTGGTATTCTACTGCTGATTCCAGGGGTCCTTAGTGATTTGTTAGCGTTACTGTTAGTTTTACCACCAGTCCAAAAGAAATTAAAAGACATGGCTAATAACTACGTTATGAATAATCAGCAAAAAATGATGGAAATGATGGCCAAGCAAATGGGCGGCCAAAGTCCATTTGGCGGCGCTGGTGGTATGGGCGGCCAAAATCCGTTTGGTGGAGCTGGTATGGGCAATCAAAACCCTTTTGATAGACAGCAACAAAATCCGTTTGGCGATGTCTTCAAGCAGCATACGACTGTCGATGGGACGGCCAAAACTGTGCCTAAAGATGTCAAAAAAATCACCAAATCAGCTAACGATGAGTAA